In a genomic window of Mycoplasma iguanae:
- a CDS encoding MATE family efflux transporter, producing MTKLKTLSTVKKFFPENKQKWLIYMKYSLPVIFSALLFSLNGFVDNFMVTHIANGVTSLSYANAWSGIIAGIVGGINFVGYVITGQYIGANKINRVKEIVRLRFLISFASTLIFVFFGIFMSRQLVMLFAAEPETGNLTGIALEQIQNEFKQTIDNSVKYLRLITIAWIILSWTSPLSSLLNETGNGKWGMYSSIVSLLTNIFLNIILMRVLNMGVEGAAYASIAARIVAVFGDTYFVYKRIPNFLINPLTSYKISRKIWKHFLKRSYASLMVSSLTIMIIFRAKFFNTAYPQGSMGDPQWALSAALVLGLTSSISEIFTTTFFAIGSNVTLFVGQLLGKREFDQAKKNANELKGFHTMVAFLFSLLLIILIFIIPHISGIDQAVGEHLKITEQLKAKAFYRFELQMTLVTIVILNPFWMWFVTSSRLISSGGKANLSSTMEIICEIIVICWAAIVCLLIVPATNIPLYQAYFLFFLGDFVKLIIYESVYFRVDWARHIDDYKYNRSKMKPE from the coding sequence ATGACTAAACTCAAAACATTAAGTACAGTAAAAAAATTTTTTCCTGAAAATAAACAAAAATGACTAATTTATATGAAATATTCTCTTCCTGTCATTTTTTCTGCGTTGCTTTTTTCATTAAATGGCTTTGTAGATAATTTTATGGTCACACACATAGCAAATGGTGTGACTTCTTTATCTTATGCAAATGCATGGAGTGGTATCATAGCTGGAATAGTTGGAGGAATTAATTTTGTTGGTTATGTAATTACAGGTCAATATATTGGAGCCAATAAAATTAATCGAGTTAAAGAAATCGTCCGTTTAAGATTTTTAATTAGTTTCGCTTCCACTTTAATTTTTGTTTTTTTTGGTATTTTTATGTCTAGACAACTAGTAATGCTTTTTGCCGCTGAACCTGAGACAGGAAATTTAACAGGAATTGCTTTAGAACAAATTCAAAATGAGTTCAAACAAACTATTGACAATTCTGTTAAATATTTAAGATTAATTACAATTGCATGAATTATTCTTTCGTGAACTTCACCATTGAGTTCACTTTTAAATGAAACAGGTAATGGGAAATGAGGAATGTACTCTTCAATAGTTTCATTATTAACTAACATATTTTTAAATATCATATTAATGCGTGTTTTAAACATGGGAGTTGAAGGCGCTGCATATGCTTCAATTGCTGCTCGAATAGTTGCTGTTTTTGGTGATACTTACTTTGTTTATAAAAGAATCCCTAATTTTTTAATTAATCCTTTGACATCGTACAAAATTAGTAGAAAAATTTGAAAACACTTCTTAAAAAGATCATATGCATCACTAATGGTTTCATCTTTAACTATTATGATTATTTTTAGAGCTAAATTTTTTAATACAGCTTATCCACAAGGATCTATGGGTGATCCTCAATGAGCCTTAAGTGCTGCGTTAGTTTTAGGTTTAACAAGCTCAATTAGTGAAATATTTACTACAACTTTTTTTGCTATTGGTTCTAATGTTACTCTTTTTGTTGGTCAACTATTAGGTAAAAGAGAATTTGATCAAGCTAAAAAGAATGCAAATGAATTAAAAGGATTTCACACAATGGTTGCTTTTTTATTTTCATTACTATTAATAATCCTTATTTTTATCATCCCTCATATTTCAGGAATTGATCAGGCTGTTGGTGAACATTTAAAAATCACAGAACAACTAAAAGCTAAAGCATTTTATAGGTTTGAATTACAGATGACTTTAGTAACTATTGTTATTTTAAATCCTTTTTGAATGTGATTTGTAACTTCCTCACGTCTAATTTCTTCTGGAGGAAAAGCTAATTTATCTTCAACAATGGAAATAATCTGTGAAATTATTGTTATTTGTTGAGCTGCAATTGTCTGTTTATTAATAGTTCCAGCAACAAATATACCTTTATATCAAGCTTATTTTTTATTCTTTTTAGGTGATTTTGTAAAATTAATTATTTATGAATCAGTTTACTTCAGAGTTGATTGAGCTCGCCACATTGATGATTATAAATATAATCGTAGTAAAATGAAACCTGAATAA
- a CDS encoding MAG6790 family protein, with protein sequence MYQYKAMLKSTKEVIAEGHSVEEIEKKIVRFKRGRKYQEHTRDNEQIEIIHFKRNKTDGIHQSKQELVKIV encoded by the coding sequence ATGTATCAATACAAAGCTATGTTAAAATCAACTAAAGAAGTAATAGCTGAAGGTCATTCAGTCGAAGAAATCGAGAAAAAAATCGTTCGATTTAAACGTGGTCGCAAATATCAAGAACACACAAGAGATAACGAACAAATCGAAATTATTCATTTCAAAAGAAATAAAACAGATGGTATTCACCAAAGTAAACAAGAACTTGTTAAAATTGTTTAA
- a CDS encoding ABC transporter permease, which produces MLRLLKEVFKSLSKNKVVMIGLAILTFLSSGIFTLLSTVNQNYSTQYENYKNVSVLQDATVDLSLNFLGKANNNGYDIQDEEDLAKRTYYPANDATKIVQKFLIPQSKEYVSLFELGIFNSTSANTFIKSADLLNEYNRFLRLGIASSTSTVFDLENNFFIPRVLEGISFPIYTKNISGQYAPIKQNYIFIRNETVTLDRAYSLKEIANINRGDQRLGSQITDDYLTNISSLFINVKTKEATFDVTKSEYWAANGLLLTLDSKKVAQFLNVEENKEIPGRFYFKNEKAVDNKLFVISTNTATDPNSIWSLSSYNKIIFNENAQTISSSISNIDFGSIINKEADSQFTFQRNIRYLFPESWSIRETVSTYYVRTEYKLNFDADQNNWTGAFKQYIENLQKDNPAEFKKIQNISFWEKIEESKNNRNFTTKTRRILTIEDLKEPIALENGNQTSIALVENISNNPFEQQERLKDISNPNIKDDTFLKIRAAAAEIAKDEVVNEILKPKYGVENIGIRQTLTAQSIDRETGKSQIFHFINAGDEKQQINGVEQKVGKLFEETNNKTANSRLFIENNDINFNIIEPIYVSKIIEMFSRGFISDENYLKANIRYVDYTYYTSQTKIPQTIKNSQIVVLKSIISQFNNFAVTGKENKFRLLKRPDNSVIDNWEFYDLNGKEWITLEELNDWIIKNNITLDGKIQESWLEQDSNNQNIFYLPLEYYLPKASIIRDVEENNSLEELFKNVKNFFVNSSIVKENFFSEEDITKLLDSIRIAMENNNFQAVFNQGKFIPSTIQKIIFEGLNLANIEYGQDFVKNIFTKLLANIKKKIEYDEENNLRTEDEKKAYFSEQLRTVFKLIKNIFNFDLANILGETFSSDNLVEYFSNPGKTLDGLIEILESFNAFNFFKNINDWYQTKWNLQDEKGNYYYISTSDILIQFFNSINYDTFKNGIKTIIDSIDFNAMLNPANPVSLYNSLSEGQSEAIKQNLKDFFRKLNSPNNSVPYSNIPEGLKKIVDLLDFNYFAKNLQNSVESYQFENLKTFESGLTKSVTFTANLIKESKYLAILIKAVTGGDNPERLNEIKETLITTFNLSGKVINNFILISPANDNEKIDINALNLFNSLSKGHPVHFMLRFASLKQRFEDEEILTIEDLEFIKSYLPSITNEELNNRTYIQDFINNFETLYQKINPFAYLNNLNPDPSQWTLSLNINEGRNKTIGDLLLEFNNRSIGNGENSILNIVKKVSSSLLQNSNSVDKPTSEAIGIYAILWKMAYENRHLSRQRLNIIFNELLNLVNDNTEIFNILNNKNLLTKMYTQNLLDNSSIEDLQVTVGQVFAKETAEKVWEAQIINNEQQFKLAQINALFNNNALDDNIKTWIINNKEELTYLLSLIASGVKNNNGFRETTKAVWELAFTTNAQTSFNDKELEILYNMAKSAASSTTFLEILGLPKILASTYLTGAFPEVALWITTNPNNKTIEGSGNLAYIIRDRIYNFSKIPLNDIVDILEKNDNRQYFDKVNQFNDNEEQDLVFNVSWLKWIENLYLKNEDNSNVTVFDLDLNALIFGGIYSILTKAYQTRLVVINDNRAYVAKISEAYATQNGKEIYTGEIPSHSIATENLIETLDEKYVLNVAGVKYLIVGFDSVIDYIYPVIDEINIQVNTADQAMVFVNKQGFDRIKSSFRSSAVKEYALVKMQDSEKSEQFVDEINEYISENFSSTQVKKAFTVNQLDPLNPERSLRVSVMDGFIYSINKFNFWIVLLLAILVSLTLLFVIQRYISTRNKVLGILRAQGYKSSEIALSFTIFSIIPTIIGSSIGYISGILVQSFLINAFSTYWTLPISPSPFVWWVMLLTILVPFILMSLVIIGTTLFALRQKPINLMSGIVDVNVGNISRAMARPFKKSGIKTKFIAALGINSFWKLFSLLISTTLTSFAMIFSTSSNGVLERAVNKTYAHRNYKYKMNLYSPTKEGGAYSIYNKADLVDSLYVPLGETFESQTYRYNYFKPGAAIVQTANVPKTLANGTLNPVVITKPSLSILINKGGISVDPWELVLNSMPDSQKARVLEKANELTNLIEKTQNIKIENGQEFVEDNGKKIDYFKFEEANDRFVYMRYDLQTDQYARELITTSNHRDEYRKFIIDAYNKIEKNDFYISFGGLLFNSETNEKYSYASGDLNNQKIIINGYSKESKFVSLYDESDNNLSHILNSYEINDDVYPLIINSVAAKRHNLGKDSIVKFKVTNNVNRFIDQFTSPKKEYWVTFKVLAINASYLNEEFSSTQEVINKITGLNEFATSQQFNGILSNDIVPTQLLDSIGIYSPSGNWMVSETFDSSLNTAAQNLQYFKEIYGENGLLMQSGLTIDQIKSFIGEQSQNIDLSSETMQDPNYAINNATIIRNALDKFMEVYGTNNYVPISTDIASKDIEIGFIQNISTTINSISTALIIIFFIISIVILILVSSIIIAENERNIAIFAILGYTTREKIILFFTIYVPVIIVATIIAIPIVIGFIALFNSFLISSSAIVIPLVVKWWHVLISIATTFTLFTLTSVFSWISLNKIKAVHLLKGK; this is translated from the coding sequence ATGCTACGTTTATTAAAAGAAGTCTTTAAATCTCTTTCGAAGAATAAAGTTGTTATGATTGGATTAGCAATTTTAACTTTTCTTTCGTCAGGTATTTTTACCCTTTTATCTACAGTTAATCAAAACTACAGTACACAATATGAGAATTATAAAAATGTGTCTGTTTTACAAGATGCAACTGTTGATTTAAGTTTAAATTTTTTAGGTAAAGCTAACAATAATGGATACGATATTCAAGATGAAGAAGATTTAGCAAAAAGAACATATTATCCGGCTAATGATGCAACAAAAATAGTTCAAAAATTTCTTATTCCTCAATCAAAAGAATATGTTTCTTTATTTGAATTGGGAATTTTTAATTCAACTAGTGCTAATACATTTATTAAATCTGCAGATTTATTAAATGAGTATAATCGTTTTTTAAGATTAGGAATTGCAAGTTCTACATCTACTGTTTTTGACTTAGAAAATAATTTTTTTATACCTCGTGTTTTGGAAGGTATTAGTTTTCCTATTTATACTAAAAATATTTCAGGTCAATATGCACCAATTAAACAAAATTATATTTTTATAAGAAATGAAACAGTAACTTTAGATCGAGCATACTCTTTAAAAGAAATTGCTAATATTAATCGTGGTGATCAAAGATTAGGATCACAAATTACAGATGATTATTTAACTAATATTTCATCTTTATTTATAAATGTTAAAACTAAAGAAGCCACTTTTGATGTTACAAAAAGTGAATATTGAGCTGCTAATGGTCTTTTATTAACTTTAGATTCTAAAAAAGTTGCTCAGTTTTTAAATGTTGAAGAAAATAAAGAAATTCCAGGAAGATTTTATTTTAAAAATGAAAAAGCAGTAGATAATAAACTTTTTGTTATTTCTACAAATACTGCAACAGATCCCAATTCTATTTGAAGTTTAAGTTCATATAATAAAATTATTTTTAATGAAAATGCCCAAACAATTAGTTCATCAATTTCAAATATTGATTTTGGTTCAATCATCAATAAAGAAGCAGATTCACAATTTACATTCCAGAGAAATATCAGATATTTATTTCCAGAATCTTGATCAATCAGAGAAACAGTTTCTACATATTATGTAAGAACAGAATATAAATTAAATTTTGATGCTGATCAAAATAACTGAACAGGAGCTTTCAAACAATATATTGAAAATTTACAGAAAGATAATCCTGCAGAATTTAAAAAAATCCAAAATATTTCATTTTGAGAAAAAATTGAAGAATCAAAAAATAATAGAAATTTTACAACTAAAACAAGACGTATTTTAACTATCGAAGATTTAAAAGAACCTATTGCTTTAGAAAATGGAAATCAAACATCTATTGCACTTGTAGAAAATATTAGTAATAATCCTTTTGAACAGCAAGAAAGATTAAAAGACATAAGTAACCCCAACATTAAAGATGATACATTTTTAAAAATTCGTGCCGCAGCTGCAGAAATTGCTAAAGATGAAGTTGTTAATGAAATATTAAAACCAAAATATGGTGTAGAAAATATTGGTATTCGTCAAACCTTAACTGCTCAATCAATTGATCGTGAAACAGGAAAATCACAAATTTTTCATTTTATTAATGCTGGTGATGAAAAACAACAAATTAATGGTGTTGAACAAAAAGTTGGTAAATTATTCGAAGAAACAAATAATAAAACTGCAAATTCTAGGTTATTTATTGAAAATAATGACATTAATTTCAATATTATAGAGCCAATTTATGTTTCGAAAATTATTGAAATGTTTTCAAGAGGATTTATTTCTGATGAAAATTACTTAAAAGCTAATATAAGATATGTTGATTACACATATTACACCAGCCAAACAAAAATTCCCCAAACCATTAAAAATTCGCAAATTGTTGTTTTAAAATCTATTATTTCACAATTTAATAATTTTGCAGTTACAGGGAAAGAAAATAAATTTAGACTTTTAAAAAGACCAGATAATTCAGTTATTGATAATTGAGAATTTTATGATTTAAATGGTAAGGAATGAATAACTTTAGAAGAATTAAATGATTGAATAATTAAAAATAACATTACTTTGGATGGCAAAATTCAAGAAAGTTGATTAGAACAAGATTCAAATAATCAAAATATCTTTTATTTACCTCTAGAGTATTATCTTCCTAAAGCTTCAATTATTCGTGATGTTGAAGAAAATAACTCTTTAGAAGAATTATTTAAAAATGTAAAAAATTTCTTTGTAAATTCATCAATTGTTAAAGAAAATTTTTTCTCAGAAGAAGACATTACAAAATTACTAGATTCTATTAGAATTGCAATGGAAAATAATAATTTTCAGGCAGTTTTCAATCAAGGTAAATTTATTCCTTCAACAATTCAAAAAATTATTTTTGAAGGCTTAAATTTAGCTAATATTGAATATGGGCAAGATTTTGTGAAAAATATTTTTACAAAATTATTAGCTAATATTAAAAAGAAAATCGAATATGACGAAGAAAATAATCTAAGAACAGAAGATGAAAAAAAAGCTTATTTTTCTGAACAATTAAGAACAGTTTTCAAATTAATTAAAAATATTTTTAATTTTGATTTAGCAAATATTTTAGGTGAGACTTTTTCAAGTGATAATTTAGTAGAATATTTTAGTAACCCAGGGAAAACCCTTGATGGATTAATTGAAATATTAGAATCATTCAATGCATTTAATTTCTTTAAAAATATTAATGATTGATATCAAACTAAGTGAAATTTACAAGACGAAAAAGGAAATTACTATTATATTTCAACTTCTGATATCTTAATTCAGTTTTTTAACAGTATTAACTATGACACTTTTAAAAACGGAATAAAAACTATCATTGATTCAATTGACTTTAATGCAATGTTAAATCCTGCAAATCCTGTTTCTTTATATAATTCGTTAAGTGAAGGCCAAAGTGAAGCTATTAAACAAAATCTAAAAGATTTTTTCAGAAAATTAAATAGCCCAAATAACTCAGTTCCTTATTCTAACATTCCTGAGGGATTAAAAAAAATAGTTGACTTGTTAGATTTTAATTATTTCGCTAAAAATCTGCAAAATAGTGTTGAATCATACCAATTTGAAAATTTAAAAACATTTGAATCAGGACTAACAAAAAGTGTTACTTTTACAGCAAATTTAATTAAAGAAAGTAAATATTTAGCTATTTTAATTAAAGCTGTTACAGGTGGTGATAACCCTGAAAGATTAAACGAAATTAAAGAAACATTAATTACTACATTTAATTTATCTGGAAAAGTTATTAACAACTTTATTCTTATTTCTCCTGCAAATGATAATGAAAAAATCGATATTAACGCTTTAAATCTATTCAATTCTTTATCTAAAGGTCATCCGGTTCATTTTATGTTACGTTTTGCATCTTTAAAACAAAGATTTGAAGATGAAGAAATTTTAACTATAGAAGATTTAGAATTTATTAAAAGTTATTTACCATCAATTACTAATGAAGAATTAAATAACAGGACATATATTCAAGATTTTATTAATAATTTTGAAACACTATATCAGAAAATTAATCCCTTTGCATATTTAAATAATTTAAATCCAGATCCTTCACAATGAACACTTTCATTAAACATTAACGAAGGCAGAAATAAAACAATAGGAGATCTATTATTAGAATTTAATAATAGATCAATTGGTAATGGTGAAAATTCCATTTTAAATATTGTTAAGAAAGTTTCTAGTTCATTATTGCAAAATAGTAATTCGGTTGATAAACCCACTTCAGAAGCAATCGGAATATACGCTATTTTATGAAAAATGGCATATGAAAATAGACATTTATCAAGACAAAGATTGAATATCATATTTAATGAATTGTTGAATTTAGTCAATGATAATACTGAAATATTTAACATTTTGAATAACAAAAATTTGCTAACCAAAATGTATACTCAAAATCTATTAGATAATTCATCAATTGAAGATTTACAGGTTACAGTTGGTCAAGTATTTGCAAAGGAAACAGCTGAAAAAGTTTGGGAAGCACAAATTATTAATAATGAACAACAATTTAAGTTAGCCCAAATAAATGCATTATTTAATAATAATGCATTAGATGATAATATTAAGACATGAATAATTAATAATAAAGAAGAATTAACTTATTTATTATCTTTAATTGCATCTGGTGTAAAAAATAATAATGGATTTAGAGAAACCACTAAAGCAGTATGAGAACTTGCATTTACAACAAATGCACAAACATCTTTTAATGATAAAGAGTTAGAAATTCTTTATAACATGGCCAAATCTGCTGCCAGTTCAACTACATTCTTAGAAATTTTAGGATTGCCCAAAATTTTAGCTTCAACTTATTTAACAGGAGCTTTCCCCGAAGTTGCTTTATGAATAACAACAAACCCTAATAATAAAACTATTGAAGGTTCAGGTAATTTAGCTTATATCATCAGAGATAGAATATACAATTTCTCTAAAATTCCTTTAAATGATATTGTCGATATTTTAGAAAAAAATGATAATCGCCAATATTTTGATAAAGTTAATCAATTCAATGATAATGAAGAACAAGATTTAGTGTTCAATGTAAGTTGATTAAAGTGAATTGAAAATCTTTACTTAAAAAATGAAGATAATTCTAATGTTACAGTATTTGATTTAGATTTAAATGCACTTATTTTTGGTGGTATTTATTCAATCTTAACTAAAGCTTATCAAACAAGATTAGTAGTCATTAACGATAATCGTGCTTATGTAGCAAAAATTTCTGAAGCCTATGCAACACAAAATGGTAAAGAAATTTACACAGGAGAAATTCCATCACATTCAATTGCTACAGAAAATTTAATTGAAACATTAGATGAAAAATATGTTTTAAATGTTGCAGGAGTAAAATATTTAATTGTTGGATTTGACTCTGTAATCGATTATATTTATCCTGTTATTGATGAAATTAATATACAAGTAAATACAGCTGATCAAGCAATGGTTTTTGTTAACAAACAAGGGTTTGACAGAATAAAATCATCATTTAGATCTAGTGCAGTCAAAGAATATGCGCTTGTAAAAATGCAAGATTCTGAAAAATCAGAACAATTTGTTGATGAAATAAATGAATATATTTCAGAAAATTTTTCATCAACTCAAGTGAAAAAAGCCTTTACAGTTAATCAACTAGATCCGCTTAATCCAGAAAGATCACTACGTGTTTCTGTAATGGATGGATTTATTTATTCGATTAATAAATTCAACTTCTGAATTGTATTATTGCTAGCGATTTTAGTTTCATTAACTTTATTATTTGTTATTCAAAGATACATTTCTACAAGAAACAAAGTTTTAGGCATTTTAAGAGCACAGGGTTATAAATCATCAGAAATTGCTTTATCATTTACAATCTTTTCTATCATCCCAACTATAATAGGTTCCTCAATTGGATATATTTCTGGTATTTTAGTTCAAAGCTTTTTAATAAATGCATTTAGCACGTACTGAACTTTACCGATCAGTCCTTCTCCTTTTGTTTGATGGGTAATGTTATTAACAATTTTGGTTCCTTTTATATTAATGTCTCTAGTTATTATTGGAACCACATTATTTGCACTACGTCAAAAACCAATTAATTTAATGTCTGGTATTGTTGATGTTAATGTCGGGAATATTTCTAGAGCTATGGCTCGTCCATTCAAAAAAAGTGGAATTAAAACTAAATTTATTGCTGCTTTAGGAATTAACTCATTCTGAAAATTATTTTCATTGTTAATTTCAACAACTTTAACATCATTTGCAATGATTTTTAGTACTTCATCAAATGGTGTATTAGAAAGAGCAGTGAATAAAACTTATGCTCATAGAAACTATAAATATAAAATGAATTTATATTCACCAACCAAAGAAGGTGGTGCTTATTCAATTTATAATAAAGCTGATTTAGTAGATAGTTTGTATGTTCCTTTAGGTGAAACGTTTGAATCTCAGACATACAGATATAATTACTTTAAACCAGGTGCTGCAATTGTACAAACTGCAAATGTGCCAAAAACATTAGCAAATGGAACACTAAATCCAGTAGTAATTACAAAACCTTCATTAAGTATTTTGATTAATAAAGGTGGAATTTCAGTAGATCCATGAGAACTTGTTTTAAATTCAATGCCTGATTCTCAAAAAGCACGGGTTTTAGAAAAGGCTAATGAGTTAACAAATTTAATTGAGAAAACTCAAAATATTAAAATTGAAAATGGTCAAGAATTCGTTGAAGACAATGGTAAAAAAATTGATTATTTTAAATTTGAAGAAGCAAATGATCGTTTTGTCTACATGAGATATGATTTACAAACTGATCAATATGCAAGAGAATTAATTACTACTTCAAATCACCGTGATGAATACAGAAAATTTATAATTGATGCATATAATAAAATTGAAAAAAATGATTTTTATATTTCTTTTGGTGGATTACTATTTAATAGTGAAACAAATGAAAAATATTCATATGCTTCAGGTGATTTAAATAATCAAAAGATTATTATTAATGGATATAGCAAAGAAAGTAAATTTGTCAGCTTATATGATGAATCAGATAATAATTTATCTCATATATTAAATTCATATGAAATCAATGATGATGTTTATCCATTAATTATTAATAGTGTTGCTGCTAAACGTCATAATTTAGGTAAAGATTCAATTGTTAAATTTAAAGTTACAAATAATGTAAATCGTTTCATTGATCAATTTACAAGTCCTAAAAAAGAATATTGAGTAACCTTTAAAGTTCTAGCAATTAATGCATCCTACCTAAATGAGGAATTTAGTTCAACTCAAGAAGTAATTAATAAAATTACAGGTCTAAATGAATTTGCAACCAGCCAACAATTTAATGGTATTCTTTCAAATGATATAGTTCCTACTCAATTGCTAGATAGTATTGGAATTTATTCACCTTCCGGGAACTGAATGGTAAGTGAAACTTTTGATTCATCACTAAATACGGCAGCACAAAATCTTCAATACTTCAAAGAGATTTACGGTGAAAATGGCTTATTAATGCAAAGTGGTTTAACCATCGATCAAATTAAATCATTTATAGGTGAGCAATCACAAAACATTGATTTAAGTTCAGAGACAATGCAAGATCCTAATTACGCAATTAATAATGCCACAATCATTAGAAATGCTTTAGATAAATTCATGGAAGTTTATGGAACTAACAACTATGTTCCTATTTCTACTGACATCGCTTCAAAAGATATTGAAATTGGATTTATTCAAAATATTTCCACAACAATTAACTCAATATCTACTGCATTGATTATTATCTTCTTTATAATTTCGATTGTAATTCTAATTTTAGTTTCATCAATTATCATCGCCGAAAATGAACGTAATATTGCAATTTTTGCAATTTTAGGTTATACAACTAGAGAAAAAATTATTTTATTCTTTACCATTTATGTACCCGTTATTATTGTTGCAACGATAATTGCAATACCAATTGTTATTGGATTTATTGCATTATTTAATAGCTTCTTAATATCATCATCTGCAATTGTAATTCCTCTAGTTGTAAAATGATGACATGTGCTTATTTCAATTGCTACAACATTTACATTATTTACATTAACTTCGGTATTTTCATGAATTTCACTAAATAAAATTAAAGCAGTTCATTTACTAAAAGGAAAATAA
- a CDS encoding pseudouridine synthase, which translates to MNNVKEERLQKILSQAGISSRREAEKMIEKGIVKVNNRIAKLGDKATFNDLITVNNQAIQKAEKVYYIINKPEKTICSLKDPQNRTLIVDYIDEPRMIFPVGRLDYNTTGTLLLTNDGELANRLTHPSYEIIRVYRARLNEVLSNEELAFLNSSKVFLDNHQSIQTVEKIENKTYVISLKVGSYHHVKKLFELVNKDVKNLTRIEFAGLTHVGKLSRGQYRKLNAKEIYWLKKLVKLEQ; encoded by the coding sequence ATGAATAATGTTAAAGAAGAAAGACTTCAAAAAATTTTATCTCAAGCAGGAATTTCTTCCAGAAGAGAAGCTGAAAAAATGATTGAAAAAGGAATAGTAAAAGTTAATAATAGAATTGCAAAGCTTGGTGATAAAGCAACTTTTAATGATTTAATAACTGTTAATAATCAAGCTATTCAAAAAGCAGAAAAAGTTTATTATATTATTAACAAACCTGAAAAAACGATATGTTCTTTAAAAGATCCACAGAATAGAACTCTAATTGTTGATTATATTGATGAACCGAGAATGATTTTCCCAGTAGGAAGATTAGATTACAACACTACAGGAACTCTTTTATTAACAAATGATGGAGAATTAGCAAATCGTTTAACGCATCCTTCCTATGAAATTATTCGTGTTTACCGTGCTCGTTTAAATGAAGTTTTATCAAATGAAGAATTAGCTTTTTTAAACAGTTCAAAAGTTTTTTTAGATAATCATCAAAGTATCCAAACTGTTGAAAAAATTGAAAATAAAACTTATGTAATAAGTTTAAAAGTGGGTAGTTATCATCATGTTAAAAAGCTTTTTGAATTAGTTAACAAAGATGTAAAAAATTTAACCAGAATTGAATTTGCAGGCCTAACTCATGTAGGAAAACTTTCCAGAGGACAATACAGAAAATTAAATGCCAAAGAAATTTATTGATTAAAAAAATTAGTAAAATTGGAGCAATAA
- a CDS encoding deoxycytidylate deaminase, with protein sequence MSKKVILNWDQYFITLSKISALRSKDPNTQVGACIVNQEKRVIALGYNGMPLGNDQDFPWNREAENESDTKYPYVVHAEINAILNTTQQIKNAVIYTSLFPCSNCAKIIIQSGIKEVVYQDDFYAETEDNKISKYLFNKSNIKMRQVKASKVQIEI encoded by the coding sequence ATGTCTAAAAAAGTTATTTTAAATTGAGACCAATACTTTATAACTTTATCAAAAATTAGTGCTTTAAGAAGCAAGGATCCAAATACACAAGTTGGTGCATGTATTGTTAATCAAGAAAAAAGAGTTATTGCTTTAGGCTACAACGGAATGCCATTAGGTAATGATCAAGATTTTCCATGAAATCGCGAAGCAGAAAATGAAAGTGACACTAAATATCCTTATGTTGTACATGCAGAAATAAACGCAATCTTAAACACTACACAGCAAATTAAAAATGCTGTTATTTATACATCTTTATTCCCTTGTTCAAACTGTGCAAAAATAATTATTCAATCAGGAATTAAAGAAGTTGTTTATCAAGATGATTTTTATGCAGAAACAGAAGATAACAAAATCAGTAAATATCTTTTTAATAAATCTAATATTAAAATGAGGCAAGTAAAAGCTTCTAAAGTTCAAATAGAAATTTAA